The Kosakonia sacchari SP1 genome includes a window with the following:
- the ygfZ gene encoding tRNA-modifying protein YgfZ has translation MAFTPFPPRQPTASARLPLTLMTLDDWALATITGADSEKYLQGQVTADVSKMAADQHLLAAHCDSKGKMWSNMRLFHFQEGFAWILRRSVRESQLRELKKYAVFSKVTIAADDEHVLLGVAGFQARAALANLFTTLPDSEKQVVQEGETTILWFEHPGERFLLVTDVATAEQVTEKLRGEAQLNNSQQWLALNIEAGLPVIDEPNSAQFIPQATNLQALGGISFKKGCYTGQEMVARAKFRGANKRALWYLAGAASRTPEAGEDLELKMGENWRRTGTVLASTQLDDGRVLVQVVMNNDMEPNSVFRVRDDASTLSIEPLPYSLEEE, from the coding sequence ATGGCTTTTACTCCATTTCCTCCGCGTCAGCCGACCGCATCCGCCCGTCTGCCGCTGACGCTTATGACGCTCGATGACTGGGCGCTGGCAACCATTACCGGTGCGGATAGCGAGAAATATCTGCAAGGCCAGGTTACCGCGGACGTGTCGAAGATGGCGGCGGATCAGCATCTGCTGGCGGCGCATTGCGATTCTAAAGGCAAAATGTGGAGCAATATGCGGTTGTTTCACTTTCAGGAAGGATTTGCCTGGATTTTGCGCCGCAGCGTGCGTGAATCGCAACTTCGAGAACTGAAAAAGTACGCCGTTTTCTCAAAAGTCACTATCGCCGCAGATGACGAACATGTGTTGCTGGGCGTTGCCGGTTTTCAGGCTCGCGCCGCGCTGGCCAATCTCTTCACAACGCTGCCGGACAGCGAAAAGCAGGTTGTGCAAGAAGGTGAAACAACCATTCTGTGGTTTGAACATCCGGGCGAGCGTTTCCTGCTGGTTACTGATGTCGCAACGGCAGAACAGGTGACGGAAAAACTGCGCGGTGAAGCGCAGCTTAACAACAGCCAACAGTGGCTGGCGCTAAATATCGAAGCCGGGTTACCCGTGATTGACGAGCCAAACAGCGCGCAATTCATTCCGCAGGCAACCAACCTGCAGGCGTTGGGCGGCATCAGCTTCAAAAAAGGGTGTTATACCGGGCAAGAAATGGTTGCTCGCGCGAAATTCCGTGGTGCCAACAAGCGTGCGCTGTGGTACCTGGCAGGCGCTGCCAGCCGCACGCCGGAAGCGGGTGAAGATCTTGAGCTAAAAATGGGTGAAAACTGGCGTCGAACCGGTACGGTGCTGGCATCGACTCAGTTGGATGACGGCCGCGTGCTGGTTCAGGTCGTGATGAACAATGACATGGAACCAAACAGCGTGTTCCGCGTCCGCGACGACGCCAGTACGTTAAGCATTGAGCCGCTGCCTTACTCGCTGGAAGAAGAATAA
- a CDS encoding MurR/RpiR family transcriptional regulator, whose product MFTHSAIASLNTLEMLVYNFVIKNRDKVMYMTIRELADAAGVSTTTVLRFCRKLNCEGYSEFRVRFKLYLEQNEPPQANFGASEVISFFKSVNNDEFDKLLDNTVDIILSSERIIFVGAGTSGALAKYGARFFSNIGKFSNHIDDPYFPVTNDMAKNALAIVLSVSGETEEILRFASQFSLHHCKVLSITSHEHSRLAKLADFNISWHVPQMRISGGYDITTQVPVIYILESLGRKLAKKIA is encoded by the coding sequence ATGTTTACTCACTCCGCCATCGCCAGCCTGAATACTCTGGAGATGTTGGTTTACAACTTTGTCATCAAAAATCGCGACAAAGTGATGTACATGACCATTCGTGAACTGGCCGACGCGGCGGGCGTCTCCACCACGACCGTGTTGCGCTTTTGCCGCAAGCTCAACTGCGAAGGCTACTCTGAATTTCGCGTACGATTTAAATTATATTTAGAGCAAAATGAGCCGCCGCAAGCGAATTTTGGCGCCAGCGAAGTAATCAGCTTTTTTAAAAGCGTCAACAATGACGAGTTTGATAAATTATTAGATAACACCGTTGATATTATATTATCTTCCGAACGCATTATATTTGTCGGCGCAGGCACATCTGGCGCGCTGGCGAAATATGGCGCAAGATTCTTCTCAAATATCGGTAAATTCAGTAATCATATCGACGACCCTTATTTTCCTGTCACCAATGATATGGCCAAAAACGCGCTGGCAATTGTCCTGTCAGTTTCTGGTGAGACGGAAGAGATCCTGCGCTTTGCCAGCCAGTTCAGCCTGCACCACTGCAAAGTGCTGTCGATTACCAGCCACGAACACTCGCGACTGGCAAAACTGGCAGACTTTAATATCTCCTGGCATGTGCCGCAAATGCGCATTAGCGGCGGTTACGATATAACTACGCAAGTCCCTGTTATTTATATTCTCGAGTCGCTGGGACGTAAACTGGCGAAGAAAATAGCATAA
- a CDS encoding 6-phospho-beta-glucosidase produces the protein MKKLTLPKDFLWGGAVAAHQVEGGWNKGGKGPSICDVLTGGAHGVPREITQEVVAGKYYPNHEAIDFHGHYKEDIKLFAEMGFKCFRTSIAWTRIFPLGDEQQPNEEGLKFYDDMFDELLKYNIELVITLSHFEMPLHLVQEYGGWTNRKVVDFFIRFAEVVFERYKSKVKYWMTFNEINNQRNWRAPLFGYCCSGVVYTEHENPEETMYQVLHHQFVASAMAVKIGHRINPEMKIGCMLAMVPLYPFSCKPDDVMYAQESMRERYVFTDVQLRGYYPSYVLNEWERRGFTINMEAGDEAILREGCCDYLGFSYYMTNAVKAEGGAGDALSGFQGSVPNPHVKASDWGWQIDPVGLRYALCELYERYQKPLFIVENGFGAYDKVEADGSINDDYRIDYLRAHVKEMIEAVTHDGVDLMGYTPWGCIDCVSFTTGQYSKRYGFIYVNKHDDGTGDMSRSRKKSFNWYKEVIASNGENL, from the coding sequence ATGAAAAAATTGACCTTACCGAAAGACTTTTTATGGGGCGGCGCGGTTGCCGCACACCAGGTTGAAGGCGGCTGGAATAAAGGCGGCAAAGGCCCGAGCATTTGCGATGTCCTGACCGGCGGCGCGCACGGTGTTCCACGTGAAATCACACAGGAAGTGGTGGCAGGCAAATACTACCCGAACCACGAAGCCATTGATTTTCATGGCCACTACAAAGAAGACATCAAGCTGTTTGCCGAAATGGGCTTCAAATGTTTCCGCACCTCCATCGCCTGGACCCGCATCTTCCCGCTGGGCGATGAACAACAGCCGAATGAAGAAGGGCTGAAGTTTTACGACGACATGTTTGATGAGCTGCTGAAATACAACATCGAGCTGGTCATCACGCTGTCCCACTTCGAAATGCCGCTGCACCTGGTGCAGGAATACGGCGGCTGGACCAACCGTAAAGTGGTCGATTTCTTTATACGCTTCGCCGAAGTGGTTTTCGAGCGCTACAAGAGCAAGGTCAAATACTGGATGACCTTTAACGAAATCAACAACCAGCGCAACTGGCGCGCGCCGCTGTTTGGCTACTGCTGTTCCGGCGTGGTCTACACCGAACATGAAAACCCCGAAGAGACCATGTACCAGGTGCTGCACCACCAGTTTGTTGCCAGCGCCATGGCGGTCAAAATCGGTCATCGTATTAACCCGGAAATGAAAATTGGCTGCATGCTGGCAATGGTGCCGCTGTATCCCTTCTCCTGTAAGCCGGACGATGTGATGTACGCGCAGGAGTCAATGCGTGAGCGTTATGTCTTTACCGATGTCCAACTGCGCGGCTATTACCCTTCTTATGTACTGAACGAATGGGAACGGCGTGGTTTTACCATCAACATGGAAGCCGGCGACGAGGCGATTTTGCGCGAAGGGTGCTGCGATTACCTCGGCTTTAGCTATTACATGACCAACGCGGTGAAAGCGGAAGGCGGCGCTGGCGATGCGCTCTCCGGTTTCCAGGGCAGCGTCCCTAACCCGCATGTTAAAGCATCTGACTGGGGCTGGCAGATTGATCCGGTTGGCCTGCGCTATGCGTTGTGCGAGCTATACGAACGCTATCAGAAGCCGCTGTTTATCGTCGAGAACGGCTTTGGCGCGTACGACAAAGTCGAAGCCGATGGCAGCATCAATGACGATTACCGAATTGATTACCTGCGCGCGCACGTCAAAGAGATGATCGAGGCGGTGACTCACGACGGCGTGGATCTGATGGGTTACACCCCGTGGGGCTGTATCGACTGCGTCTCTTTTACCACCGGTCAGTACAGCAAACGCTACGGTTTTATCTACGTGAACAAGCACGATGACGGCACCGGTGATATGTCGCGTTCCCGGAAAAAGAGCTTTAACTGGTACAAAGAAGTGATTGCCAGCAACGGCGAAAATCTTTAA
- a CDS encoding SDR family oxidoreductase: MAIALVTGGSRGIGRATALLLAQEGYTVAVNYHRNKSAADNVVAEISAQGGHAFAVQADISDEAQVQAMFASLDEKPEPLTALVNNAGILFQQSRVEQLSAERINRVLATNVTGYFLCCREAVKRMSTQHGGHGGAIVNVSSAAARLGSPGEYVDYAASKGAVDTLTTGLALEVAADGIRVNGVRPGFIYTDMHASGGEPGRVDRVSSVIPMRRGGQPEEVAQGIVWLLSDKASYVTGSFLDLAGGR, from the coding sequence ATGGCGATTGCATTAGTGACCGGTGGCAGCCGGGGAATTGGCCGCGCAACCGCGCTGCTGCTGGCACAAGAAGGCTACACCGTTGCCGTCAATTATCACCGCAACAAGTCTGCTGCCGACAACGTGGTGGCGGAAATCAGCGCGCAGGGTGGGCATGCGTTCGCAGTACAGGCTGATATCAGTGATGAAGCGCAGGTACAGGCCATGTTCGCGTCTCTCGATGAAAAACCGGAACCGCTTACCGCGTTGGTCAATAATGCCGGGATCTTGTTTCAGCAAAGCCGGGTGGAGCAACTGAGCGCAGAACGCATCAATCGCGTGCTGGCGACCAACGTGACGGGCTATTTCCTCTGCTGTCGCGAAGCGGTAAAACGGATGTCCACCCAACACGGTGGACATGGCGGCGCGATTGTTAATGTTTCCTCGGCGGCGGCGCGTCTCGGCTCGCCCGGCGAATACGTTGATTATGCGGCGTCAAAAGGGGCCGTCGATACGCTCACTACCGGGCTGGCCCTGGAAGTAGCGGCGGATGGTATCCGCGTGAATGGCGTGCGTCCGGGTTTTATCTACACAGATATGCATGCCAGCGGCGGTGAGCCAGGGCGTGTGGACCGGGTAAGCAGCGTGATCCCGATGCGGCGAGGTGGGCAACCGGAAGAAGTGGCGCAGGGCATTGTCTGGCTGTTGAGCGACAAAGCGTCGTATGTCACCGGCAGTTTTCTCGATTTAGCCGGCGGCAGATAA
- the trhA gene encoding PAQR family membrane homeostasis protein TrhA — translation MVKKPLIAQGYTLAEEIANSISHGIGLVFGIVGLVLLLVQAVDSNASMTAITSYALYGGSMILLFLASTLYHAIPHQRAKIWLKKFDHCAIYLLIAGTYTPFLLVGLDSPLARGLMIVIWGLALLGILFKLTIAHRFKVLSLVTYLAMGWLSLIVIYQLATRLSVGGVTLLAVGGLVYSLGVIFYVCKRIPYNHAIWHGFVLGGSVCHFLAIYLYVGQV, via the coding sequence ATGGTTAAGAAACCTTTAATCGCACAGGGATACACACTGGCAGAGGAAATTGCCAACAGTATCAGCCACGGTATCGGGCTGGTGTTCGGTATTGTCGGCCTGGTACTGCTGCTGGTACAGGCGGTAGACAGCAATGCCAGTATGACGGCGATTACCAGCTACGCGCTTTATGGCGGCAGCATGATCCTGCTGTTTCTCGCCTCCACGCTGTATCATGCGATTCCGCACCAGCGCGCAAAAATATGGTTAAAGAAATTTGACCACTGCGCTATTTATCTGCTGATTGCCGGAACCTATACGCCTTTTTTACTTGTCGGTCTGGATTCACCGCTGGCGCGTGGGCTGATGATTGTTATCTGGGGCCTGGCCTTACTGGGGATCCTGTTTAAGCTCACCATTGCGCACCGGTTCAAAGTGCTGTCGCTGGTGACATACCTGGCGATGGGCTGGTTGTCGTTGATTGTGATTTATCAGCTTGCGACGCGGTTATCCGTGGGCGGTGTGACGCTGCTGGCTGTCGGTGGGCTGGTGTACTCGCTGGGCGTCATTTTCTACGTCTGTAAACGTATTCCCTATAATCATGCAATCTGGCACGGCTTTGTGCTGGGCGGCAGCGTGTGTCATTTCCTGGCGATCTATTTGTATGTCGGGCAAGTTTAA